In Picosynechococcus sp. PCC 7002, the following are encoded in one genomic region:
- the dusB gene encoding tRNA dihydrouridine synthase DusB, protein MPLTPNTTAPVNSVNSDPRRSPPISLPDSPLKIGNVALQSRVLQAPLSGVTDLVFRRLVRRYAPSSMMYTEMVRAQEVHHLQTLPRLMEIDPGEQPISIQLFDCRPDFMGEAAKKAVAEGAQTIDINMGCPVNKITRKGGGSSLLRQPEVAVAIVKAVVEAVDVPVTVKTRIGWADAEIVIVDFARRLEDAGAQMLTVHGRTRAQGYTGKAQWQWIKKVKEVLSIPVIANGDIFSVDAAIACLEATGADGVMCSRGTLGYPFLVGEIDHFLKTGQRRPQPTVVELLQCAKEHLDGLWAYKGQKGIYQSRKHLTWYCRDFPGAADFRDRLNKINTVAEGQALLDEAIEQVQNQASIPAIQTPQLAVI, encoded by the coding sequence ATGCCCCTGACCCCTAACACCACGGCCCCAGTAAATTCAGTGAATTCTGACCCAAGGCGATCGCCGCCAATCTCCCTGCCAGATAGCCCCTTAAAAATTGGTAACGTTGCCCTCCAGAGCCGTGTCCTCCAAGCGCCCCTATCGGGGGTCACGGATCTAGTATTTCGTCGCCTGGTACGTCGCTACGCCCCCAGTTCAATGATGTACACCGAAATGGTGCGCGCCCAGGAAGTTCACCACCTCCAGACCTTACCGAGGCTCATGGAGATTGACCCGGGGGAGCAGCCGATCAGCATTCAACTGTTTGACTGTCGCCCTGATTTTATGGGGGAAGCAGCAAAAAAAGCCGTGGCCGAGGGCGCCCAAACCATCGACATCAACATGGGTTGTCCGGTGAATAAAATTACCCGCAAAGGAGGTGGTAGCTCCCTCCTGCGGCAACCAGAGGTGGCGGTGGCGATCGTTAAAGCAGTGGTGGAAGCCGTCGATGTGCCTGTGACCGTTAAAACCCGCATTGGTTGGGCTGATGCTGAAATCGTGATTGTTGACTTTGCCCGCCGGTTAGAAGATGCCGGAGCGCAAATGCTGACGGTGCACGGTCGCACCCGGGCCCAGGGTTACACCGGGAAAGCCCAGTGGCAGTGGATTAAAAAAGTCAAAGAAGTCCTCTCGATTCCGGTGATTGCCAACGGCGATATTTTTTCCGTGGATGCGGCGATCGCCTGCCTGGAAGCAACGGGAGCTGATGGGGTGATGTGTTCCCGGGGTACCCTTGGTTATCCGTTTTTAGTCGGCGAAATTGACCATTTCCTCAAAACGGGACAGCGGCGGCCCCAACCAACCGTGGTGGAGTTGCTCCAGTGCGCCAAGGAACATTTAGACGGGCTCTGGGCCTACAAAGGACAAAAGGGCATTTACCAATCCCGCAAGCACCTGACTTGGTATTGTCGCGATTTTCCGGGGGCCGCAGATTTTCGCGATCGCCTTAATAAAATCAACACCGTCGCCGAAGGTCAAGCCCTCCTGGATGAAGCCAT
- a CDS encoding EAL domain-containing response regulator, which translates to MTTILVIEDDDIVRKLIRKILTQQQYAVLEAAGGHQGVQLALAHQPDLIVCDVMMPGIDGYGVLQKLQAEAATAMIPFVFLTARAEKQDIRQGMRLGADDYLTKPFTKEELLSAIAIRLSKLSSLQQHYSPPDSSPKAAPQTMPPALRNDCGDRFSLQETFEAIALTLQQDDAAFLPLFVVGFERFAQICADLEPQEIDTLNQAIINRLNQGLQGRGRVICLAAGEFCLVLNRAYVQADTGAIAQEILAAFEQFLTTATEEFFLSVSLGIAEYPQDADNLRDLVAQAQAAQRQAQNLGEPRYQFANAMTPQSYPKGLDLADDLRDAYHQHQLTVHYQPQCQLPGKEMVGAEALLRWEHPLRGSILTEEILAIAKPIGLLELLDQFVLTQACRQLRRWANQDHQTFQMAVNLSATQFNQPHFHQDLSHLLIENSLNPANLVLELTESTLLDNAPLTIRRLKAIKTLGVKIVLDDFGLGYSSLTYLKKFPFDFLKLDPSLIRNIHQKSAQQTVVRSLINTAHQQKRLVIAEGVENETELECLQQLNCDRAQGFLLGYPMSVPELEQLLLSKTIFPHDSVIFDAPDP; encoded by the coding sequence ATGACGACAATTCTAGTCATTGAAGATGATGATATTGTGCGGAAGCTAATCCGTAAAATCCTAACGCAGCAGCAATATGCAGTCCTAGAAGCCGCCGGGGGACATCAGGGTGTGCAGTTAGCCTTGGCGCACCAACCGGATTTGATTGTTTGTGATGTGATGATGCCGGGGATAGATGGTTATGGGGTCTTGCAAAAACTCCAGGCCGAAGCGGCAACGGCGATGATTCCTTTTGTGTTTTTAACGGCCCGGGCGGAAAAACAGGACATTCGCCAGGGAATGCGTTTGGGGGCGGATGATTATTTAACAAAACCATTTACAAAAGAAGAATTATTGTCGGCGATCGCCATCCGGTTGAGTAAGTTATCTTCTTTGCAACAGCACTATAGCCCCCCAGATTCATCGCCAAAGGCAGCGCCCCAGACAATGCCCCCAGCACTGAGAAATGATTGCGGCGATCGCTTTAGTCTCCAGGAAACCTTCGAGGCGATCGCCCTGACCCTCCAGCAGGATGATGCTGCATTTTTACCGCTATTTGTCGTTGGCTTTGAACGGTTTGCCCAGATCTGTGCTGACCTCGAACCCCAGGAAATTGACACGCTCAACCAGGCGATCATCAATCGTCTAAATCAAGGGCTCCAAGGGCGAGGAAGAGTCATTTGTTTGGCGGCTGGGGAATTTTGCCTCGTTTTAAATCGCGCCTATGTCCAGGCCGATACCGGGGCGATCGCCCAGGAAATCCTTGCTGCTTTCGAGCAATTTTTAACCACTGCCACCGAGGAGTTTTTCCTGTCCGTGAGCCTAGGGATTGCTGAGTATCCCCAGGATGCCGACAATCTCAGGGATTTAGTCGCCCAGGCCCAGGCCGCCCAGCGCCAGGCCCAAAATTTAGGGGAGCCGCGCTATCAATTTGCCAACGCAATGACGCCGCAAAGTTACCCCAAGGGCCTTGATCTAGCCGATGATCTGCGGGATGCCTATCACCAGCATCAGTTAACGGTTCATTATCAGCCCCAATGCCAACTGCCAGGAAAAGAGATGGTGGGGGCGGAGGCCCTGCTGCGGTGGGAACATCCCCTGAGGGGTTCTATTCTGACTGAGGAAATTTTGGCGATCGCCAAACCCATCGGTTTACTCGAACTTCTCGATCAATTTGTGCTGACCCAAGCCTGTCGTCAGCTCCGCCGCTGGGCAAACCAAGACCATCAAACGTTCCAAATGGCGGTCAACCTCTCGGCGACTCAATTTAATCAACCCCACTTCCACCAAGATCTCAGCCACTTACTGATTGAAAATAGCTTAAACCCAGCAAACCTCGTGTTAGAACTCACGGAGTCAACCCTCTTAGACAATGCCCCGTTAACCATTCGCCGCCTCAAGGCGATTAAAACCCTCGGTGTCAAAATTGTTCTGGATGATTTTGGTCTGGGTTATAGCTCTTTGACTTACCTCAAAAAATTTCCCTTTGATTTCCTCAAACTAGACCCCAGCTTAATCCGCAACATCCACCAAAAATCGGCACAACAGACAGTAGTGCGATCGCTAATTAACACGGCCCACCAACAGAAACGCTTAGTGATTGCGGAGGGGGTTGAAAACGAGACAGAATTAGAGTGTTTGCAGCAACTCAACTGCGATCGCGCCCAGGGTTTTTTGTTGGGCTATCCGATGAGCGTCCCAGAACTAGAACAGCTACTCTTGTCCAAGACAATATTTCCCCATGATTCGGTAATCTTTGATGCCCCTGACCCCTAA
- a CDS encoding response regulator transcription factor yields the protein MAGAKILVVDDDPAIRTLIVRFLGQKGYAVAAATDGQSAKETFQSFSPDLVILDINLPDTLGYALCEQMQESKDTYVLILTSRTDATDKVRGFTQGADDYLTKPFDIIELEHRVHAILRRQRSPVAPPARDQSLDFADLNIDPMRHVVAVKGEPVNLTALEFNLLHFLAKNANKVWRRSELIQAVWGYDYLGDQRVVDVHIGQIRRKLDNLMQQENPIKTVRGVGYMFETTLNSFSETR from the coding sequence ATGGCCGGTGCCAAAATTTTAGTTGTTGATGATGATCCAGCAATTCGCACACTAATTGTTCGATTTCTCGGGCAGAAAGGTTATGCAGTGGCAGCAGCAACGGATGGACAATCCGCTAAAGAAACATTTCAATCCTTTAGCCCTGACCTGGTAATCCTCGACATTAATCTGCCAGATACCCTCGGCTATGCCCTCTGCGAGCAAATGCAGGAGTCTAAGGATACTTACGTGTTGATCCTGACCAGTCGCACCGATGCGACCGATAAAGTACGAGGTTTTACCCAAGGGGCAGATGATTACCTGACTAAACCCTTTGACATTATTGAACTGGAACATCGTGTCCATGCGATCCTCCGCCGTCAGCGATCGCCCGTTGCCCCCCCAGCCCGAGACCAAAGCCTCGATTTTGCCGATTTAAACATTGACCCGATGCGCCATGTGGTCGCTGTCAAGGGAGAACCCGTCAACCTAACGGCCCTAGAATTTAACCTGCTCCACTTCCTCGCGAAAAATGCGAACAAAGTTTGGCGGCGCTCAGAACTGATTCAAGCAGTGTGGGGCTACGATTACCTAGGCGATCAACGGGTCGTGGATGTCCATATCGGACAAATTCGTCGCAAACTTGACAACCTCATGCAGCAAGAAAACCCGATCAAAACCGTGCGGGGTGTGGGCTATATGTTTGAAACAACATTAAACTCCTTTAGCGAAACCCGCTGA
- a CDS encoding PhoH family protein — MSETSQTIQLPSLESAIALSGVKEENLKFLSQHTGTTVVLRGQELLVRGREKAVNRCIKALYFLQPFWETAQHISQPDLLTAFHAIDTHQVEEYQDLQKQTLGKTRRGEYIRAKTFRQRQYIQLIQKHDITFGIGPAGTGKTFLASVLAVQALLRDEVERLILTRPAVEAGEKLGFLPGDLQQKVDPFLRPLYDALYQFIDPLKLPELMEKGRIEIAPLAYMRGRTLSNSFVIVDEAQNTTPAQLKMVLTRLGFGSKMVITGDITQTDLPSHQSSGLIMASKILQSVEGIGFCYLTDADVVRHPLVQRIVSAYDRFESHGTTSQKRRPLGQTKGG; from the coding sequence ATGAGTGAAACCTCGCAAACCATTCAACTCCCCAGCCTAGAAAGTGCGATCGCCCTCTCTGGCGTCAAGGAAGAAAACCTCAAATTTCTATCCCAGCACACCGGCACAACTGTGGTCTTACGGGGACAAGAGCTACTGGTGCGAGGTCGCGAAAAGGCCGTTAATCGTTGCATTAAAGCGCTCTATTTCCTGCAACCTTTTTGGGAAACAGCCCAACACATCTCCCAACCAGATCTCCTGACGGCCTTCCATGCCATTGATACCCATCAAGTCGAAGAATACCAAGATCTCCAAAAGCAGACTCTGGGGAAAACCAGACGTGGCGAATATATCCGGGCCAAAACATTTCGACAGCGCCAATACATCCAACTCATTCAAAAACATGACATCACCTTTGGCATTGGGCCGGCGGGTACTGGGAAAACCTTTCTCGCTTCAGTCCTAGCCGTCCAAGCCCTGCTCCGGGATGAGGTTGAGCGTTTGATTTTAACCCGGCCAGCGGTGGAAGCTGGAGAAAAACTAGGCTTTTTGCCGGGGGACTTGCAACAAAAAGTTGATCCTTTCCTACGTCCTCTATACGACGCCCTCTACCAATTTATCGATCCGCTGAAACTGCCGGAACTAATGGAAAAAGGGCGCATTGAAATCGCACCATTAGCCTATATGCGGGGACGCACCCTCAGCAATTCCTTTGTGATCGTCGATGAGGCCCAAAATACGACCCCAGCCCAGCTCAAAATGGTGCTGACACGGTTGGGTTTCGGTTCTAAGATGGTGATCACCGGGGACATCACCCAAACGGATTTGCCGAGTCATCAGTCTTCGGGATTGATTATGGCGAGTAAGATTCTCCAGTCTGTAGAAGGGATTGGCTTTTGTTATCTGACGGATGCTGATGTTGTGCGTCACCCCCTCGTCCAGAGAATCGTTAGCGCCTATGATCGATTTGAGAGCCATGGTACGACCAGCCAAAAACGGCGGCCTTTGGGACAAACGAAAGGAGGGTAG